Sequence from the Symbiopectobacterium purcellii genome:
GCACCACAATATGATGATTCCGTAATCGAGCCAGACATGATGATTAAGCAATACCTACAAGTCACAAAACCAGGGATCATTTTTGGCAACCTGATTTCTGTTATCGGGGGATTTCTGCTGGCGTCCAAAGGCAGCATTGATTACCCCCTCTTTATCGCTACCCTGCTTGGGGTGTCGTTGGTGGTTGCGTCCGGTTGCGTCTTCAACAACGTAATCGACCGTGACATTGACAAAAAGATGGAGAGAACCAAAAACAGAGTGATGGTGAAGGGGCTGATTTCGGTCAAGGTTTCACTGAGTTATGCGGCTGCGTTAGGTATTGCCGGTTTTGCGTTGCTCTACGTGGCGGCAAACCCGTTAGCCATGTGGCTTTCCGTCATGGGCTTTGCGGTATACGTTGGCGTCTACAGCCTGTATATGAAGCGCCACTCGGTATACGGCACGTTGATCGGCAGCTTGTCCGGTGCCGCACCGCCGGTTATCGGGTATTGTGCCGTGAGCAATCAGTTCGATGCAGGCGCGTTGATCCTGCTGTTGATCTTCAGCCTGTGGCAAATGCCGCACTCCTACGCTATCGCCATTTTCCGTTTCAAGGATTATCAGGCTGCCAACATTCCGGTATTGCCGGTGGTAAAAGGCATTTCCGTGGCTAAAAACCATATTACGCTGTATATCATCGCGTTTATGGTGGCTACGCTGATGCTGTCGCTGGGTGGCTATGCCGGCTATAAATATCTGGTGGTGGCTGCCTCCGTGAGCATCTGGTGGTTAGGCATGGCACTGTCGGGCTACAAAAAACCCAATGATGACAAAGTGTGGGCGCGCAAACTGTTTGTGTTCTCGATCGTTGCCATCACATCACTGAGCGTGATGATGTCTGTCGACTCCATGGCGCCAATGCAAGATGTGATGATCACCGCACTGCGCTAACGCCTGACCGTTCGCCCCCTAAAAACAGACGATGCTTATCGTCTGTTTTTTTTCGCCCTTCCCCCCCCACGTTTGCTGCATTTATCCTGTCATTTTATGACCGCGCGCCAAATCAAGTAACAATACCGCCATTTACGGCCCGATGAGTAAGGCACTACAATAGCGCCAACGCGAATTTGAGGTTTTCATGAACGATACATCCCTCACAGACAACATCATGACGCCGCGCGAACGGCGCGCAACCTGGGGCTTGGGTGCAGTTTTTTCCCTGCGGATGCTCGGCATGTTTATGGTGTTGCCAGTGCTCACAACCTATGGCATGGCATTACAAGGGGCCAGCGAATCGCTAATTGGCCTCGCGATTGGTATCTATGGCCTGATGCAAGCGCTGTTTCAGGTGCCTTTTGGTTTACTTTCCGACCGTGTTGGGCGTAAACCGCTCATCGTTATCGGTCTGCTGATGTTTGTGCTCGGTAGCGTGATTGCCGCCCTCAGCACGTCTATCTGGGGCATTATTCTAGGGCGTGCGTTACAAGGCGCAGGAGCGATCTCCGCCGCCGTTATGGCGTTGCTATCCGATCTCACGCGCGAACAAAATCGCACCAAAGCAATGGCTTTTATCGGCATCAGTTTCGGCGTGACCTTTGCCATCGCCATGGTGCTCGGACCGATCGTTGCGCACGCCTGGGGATTACAGTCCCTGTTCTGGTGTATGGCCCTGCTCGCATCGCTCGGTATTGTGATAACCCTGACACTGATCCCCAACGCCGCTAGCCATGCCCTCAATCGGGAATCCGCCATCGTGCGCGGCAGCATTCGCCAGGTACTGGGTAACAGCCGACTGGTAAAACTCAATATCGGCATTATGTGCCTGCATATCCTGCTGATGTCGAGTTTTGTCGCCCTGCCGCGCGTGCTGGAACAAGCGGGCCTGCCGGCAGAATCACACTGGAAGGTGTATCTGTACACTATGCTGGTTTCCTTTGTCTGCGTGCTGCCCTTTATCATCTACGCTGAAGTGAAGCGGCAGATGAAGCGGGTGTTTGTCGGCTGTATCATTGTGCTGTTCGCTGCAGAGGTGGTTTTATGGATGGCGGGCAGCCAATTCTGGCCGATTGTGGCAGGCGTTCAGCTGTTTTTTCTGGCGTTTAATATTATGGAAGCGCTACTGCCCTCACTGATCAGCAAAGAAGCACCGGCGGGTTATAAAGGCACTGCCATGGGAGTCTATTCCACTACCCAATTTATCGGCGTTGCTATCGGCGGCAGCATGGGCGGCGCACTGTTTCAATTCCACGGTGCGGCTTGGGTGTTTGCAGCAGGAGCGCTGCTGTGCGCGCTGTGGCTGATAGTTGGCGTCAGCATGAAGGAACCGCCCTATCTGAGCAGTTTGCGCATTGCACTGCCCGATGACGCACTGAGCGACGCCGCGCTAGCACAGAAAATACGCATACACCCCGGCGTGGCTGAAGCCATCGTGGTGCCGGAAGAACGCAGCGCCTATGTCAAAATCGATCGTCAGAAGACTAACCGTCAACAGCTCGAAGCGCTGATCGGGCAAGCGTAAGTCATATTAGGCC
This genomic interval carries:
- a CDS encoding MFS transporter, with the protein product MNDTSLTDNIMTPRERRATWGLGAVFSLRMLGMFMVLPVLTTYGMALQGASESLIGLAIGIYGLMQALFQVPFGLLSDRVGRKPLIVIGLLMFVLGSVIAALSTSIWGIILGRALQGAGAISAAVMALLSDLTREQNRTKAMAFIGISFGVTFAIAMVLGPIVAHAWGLQSLFWCMALLASLGIVITLTLIPNAASHALNRESAIVRGSIRQVLGNSRLVKLNIGIMCLHILLMSSFVALPRVLEQAGLPAESHWKVYLYTMLVSFVCVLPFIIYAEVKRQMKRVFVGCIIVLFAAEVVLWMAGSQFWPIVAGVQLFFLAFNIMEALLPSLISKEAPAGYKGTAMGVYSTTQFIGVAIGGSMGGALFQFHGAAWVFAAGALLCALWLIVGVSMKEPPYLSSLRIALPDDALSDAALAQKIRIHPGVAEAIVVPEERSAYVKIDRQKTNRQQLEALIGQA
- the cyoE gene encoding heme o synthase, with amino-acid sequence MIKQYLQVTKPGIIFGNLISVIGGFLLASKGSIDYPLFIATLLGVSLVVASGCVFNNVIDRDIDKKMERTKNRVMVKGLISVKVSLSYAAALGIAGFALLYVAANPLAMWLSVMGFAVYVGVYSLYMKRHSVYGTLIGSLSGAAPPVIGYCAVSNQFDAGALILLLIFSLWQMPHSYAIAIFRFKDYQAANIPVLPVVKGISVAKNHITLYIIAFMVATLMLSLGGYAGYKYLVVAASVSIWWLGMALSGYKKPNDDKVWARKLFVFSIVAITSLSVMMSVDSMAPMQDVMITALR